A single window of Lutzomyia longipalpis isolate SR_M1_2022 chromosome 1, ASM2433408v1 DNA harbors:
- the LOC129786831 gene encoding uncharacterized protein LOC129786831 has translation MYENDGAIGNQIPTKPPTTASLSDICTNLTDSLGHSASPLSHVSFLSNNKKNTSGATSSTVSSSSPILAASSLISQPPPSPTSEATSLPTMPLPLISSQVHQGHQSIHSPLPQQENDFRHTPNRNLWVNDIPPGEDLRHTCKGVLSDRSSFFDIPVPSTHPYCYRFSTAPHLVKREPVEGWHTSYPDRLFTDQIYSNMKSVVTQTVCGSQGISSSHPSIYPDSTSHINHSPIVSTGNHHHHLVESSQHNYQQSYNLRSNSDTTAAVTSTEPDYIPSCGGSNNNSAAVTIHPSNTTIHQRRGSLQLWQFLVALLDEPTASAGCIAWTGRGMEFKLVEPEEVARRWGIQKNRPAMNYDKLSRSLRYYYEKGIMQKVAGERYVYKFVCDPEALFNMAYGSNTGANVDTQSNSLALPTRNDSGHLQNGLPTTTETTTFVQNRTSSTYYSYPYHHISKDQSNEMYSTNLLRTP, from the exons ATGTATGAGAATGATGGAGCAATTGGCAATCAAATACCAACAAAACCTCCAACCACGGCCTCATTGAGCGacatatgtaca AACCTCACCGATTCATTGGGACACAGTGCATCCCCGCTGAGTCATgtctcttttctttcaaacaataagaaaaatacTTCAGGAGCAACATCATCAACAGTTTCCTCATCATCCCCCATCTTAGCAGCTTCCTCACTCATCTCGCAACCACCACCATCGCCAACATCTGAAGCAACATCCCTGCCAACCATGCCATTGCCCTTAATATCATCGCAGGTACATCAAGGACATCAAAGCATTCATTCACCCCTACCGCAGCAAGAAAACG ATTTCCGGCATACGCCAAATAGAAATCTTTGGGTTAACGATATACCACCAGGAGAAGATTTAAGGCACACAT GCAAAGGCGTTCTCAGCGATAGGTCGTCCTTCTTTGACATTCCCGTACCATCTACACACCCTTACTGCTACAG ATTTTCCACCGCACCACATCTCGTCAAAAGGGAACCAGTCGAGG GATGGCACACCTCATACCCAGATCGGCTCTTTACGGATCAGATTTACAGTAATATGAAATCAGTTGTAACACAGACTGTGTGTGGGTCTCAAGGAATCTCCTCGAGTCACCCTTCAATATACCCCGACTCCACGTCTCACATAAACCACTCCCCCATTGTGTCCACTGGGAATCACCATCATCACTTGGTAGAGTCATCTCAGCACAATTACCAACAAAGCTACAACCTACGCTCAAATTCCGATACCACAGCCGCTGTTACGTCCACAGAACCCGATTATATCCCTTCCTGCGGAGGATCAAACAATAATTCCGCCGCTGTTACCATTCATCCGTCAAATACAACCATCCACCAGCGACGTGGATCTCTGCAGTTGTGGCAATTTCTTGTGGCACTCTTGGATGAGCCAACTGCAAGTGCCGGATGCATAGCATGGACAGGACGAGGGATGGAATTTAAATTGGTTGAACCTGAAGAAGTTGCCAGGAGGTGGGGTATTCAGAAGAATCGACCAGCAATGAATTATGATAAATTATCACGGAGTCTACGGTATTACTATGAAAAAGGAATAATGCAAAAAGTCGCAG GGGAGCGATATGTTTACAAGTTTGTCTGTGATCCCGAGGCCCTGTTCAACATGGCATATGGCTCAAATACCGGTGCGAATGTGGATACCCAGAGCAATTCCTTAGCATTACCAACCCGCAATGATTCGGGTCATTTACAAAATGGACTACCAACGACTACGGAAACTACCACCTTTGTACAAAATCGCACAAGCTCCACATACTACTCCTACCCCTATCATCACATTTCTAAGGATCAATCAAATGAAATGTACTCAACTAATTTGTTACGAACACCctga
- the LOC129786503 gene encoding uncharacterized protein LOC129786503: protein MSSEESGFGFKDKQKALDTLKLLENQDSQYRLLTIRGLLGRAKRVLTLTKAEEKRNNIKEAIEVFENWLEENKSTTSKSKAKSSGGAENEEKIDKVPGLGFKDKEAAEKTLKILDNRDADYQKLVLKSLITSSKSVISRTKDKQKVSDIKEGVDILTEYLDSLDTLGQPNMKYLPADIIQNFPKPSDKLAKEFLVTYTETAGGNYKKLRTLFPEDDDSNSWDIVRNKNLSSLQKTIQEKKLSLFNSDGSPTKEHLALISWAYTPKMEKLKQFIEQKNEKNGDSTSSDEPSVKKRKV from the exons atgtCCAGTGAAGAGAGTGGATTTGGTTTTAAGGACAAGCAAAAGGCACTGGATACCCTAAAGTTGCTGGAAAATCAGGATAGCCAGTACAGACTCCTCACGATTAGGGGATTGCTGGGGAGAGCCAAGAGGGTGCTAACGC TGACAAAAGCCGAAGAAAAGCGGAATAATATTAAGGAAGCCATTGAGGTTTTTGAGAATTGGCTCGAGGAGAACAAGAGCACGACAAGTAAGAGCAAAGCCAAATCTTCCGGAGGAGCGgaaaatgaggagaaaattgataagGTCCCTGGATTGGGATTCAAAGACAAGGAAGCAGCGGAAAAGACTCTcaa gatCCTGGACAATCGGGATGCAGACTACCAGAAGCTGGTTCTCAAAAGTCTCATTACAAGCTCAAAGAGTGTAATCTCACGCACAAAAGACAAGCAGAAGGTATCAGATATCAAGGAGGGTGTGGACATTCTCACAGAATACCTCGACAGTCTGGACACATTGGGGCAACCGAACATGAAGTACCTCCCAGCAGACATCATCCAGAACTTCCCAAAGCCATCAGACAAATTGGCCAAGGAGTTCTTGGTGACCTACACTGAAACAGCTGGAGGGAATTACAAAAAGCTCAGGACGCTCTTCCCAGAGGATGATGATTCCAATTCCTGGGATATTGTTCGGAATAAGAATCTCTCGAGTCTACAGAAGACAATCCAAGAGAAGAAGCTTTCACTCTTCAATAGCGACGGATCGCCTACGAAGGAGCATCTAGCGCTCATTTCGTGGGCCTACACTCCAAAAATGGAAAAGCTCAAGCAATTCATTGAGcagaagaatgaaaagaatgGTGATTCAACATCTTCGGATGAACCCAGTGTAAAGAAGCGCAAAGtgtga
- the LOC129786433 gene encoding colorectal mutant cancer protein isoform X2, producing MEEEDYPPQKPYHTKFSDDDLVNLCQRANLVKAYNTPQWEPKGRNEPENTLKHAKHSVKGKSVSNGQESWGRDSGARDLSPEVLRAPTSSEAGSQITESEVANCSIVDLANKFHASAMSALKSEVMEMAEKLKNATKDREALQKELSEALEEKDRSRRRLEVISAAHESRLTEMHCVIVELSKKLKRYEERSILEEQEPEESVSELSFQEGSVYNSEQEGQAVDYEPTDQLEVKSEQQERLTNVDDLGQIAGQASSAQMEVLQEEVLHLRAQVALLQSHLACTTNLRNLTRELSAESGNCEMNPEQIPEDLATNQRIAPKFSHAEMAKKSPLNMGPTYNSMRSQKLMEFTNGPPIAKIAERVKLRKTTEHAGELPEVLGEEFPQMEHLVTDLMHDPSGSDLENLQMSNIMQIERLHNRIEHLQAQNALLSLTLSENKSHCDQLYLLCGQYESNAIALQQALNFSDRTIEAYDVMLALFESRLDVLEKNPAGVKNRQDAENVARHLLSHLESEKNLPDHSLGPWQDASLIYSSSDDNLIPWSKEDDFRLREHISKLKGNRARVQNTTVVLQSPYYCEESGEFASTMPSASKGHPKSSHDEKRMDMEVAVLMQELMNMREDIVEFKFRAEMSEREKRCAEEGLMTVQKALTQLQAQFTHNEALVSKSEKPTDTDYVENMERELVQAFARESRLKMRLQRLVESVTTAMKTSEGKKSSSK from the exons ATGGAGGAAGAGGACTACCCACCGCAGAAGCCGTATCACACAAAATTCTCCGACGATGATCTCGTAAATCTGTGCCAGCGGGCGAATTTGGTTAAGGCCTACAACACGCCCCAGTGGGAACCGAAGGGGAGGAATGAACCCGAAAATACGCTGAAGCATGCCAAACACAGTGTCAAAG GAAAGAGTGTCTCAAACGGACAGGAGTCGTGGGGCAGAGATTCCGGAGCCAGAGATTTGTCCCCAGAAGTCCTGAGGGCTCCCACATCCAGTGAAGCTGGAAGTCAAATAACTGAGAGTGAAGTGGCCAATTGCTCAATTGTCGACCTGGCCAACAAG TTTCACGCATCAGCAATGTCAGCACTCAAGTCAGAAGTCATGGAAATGGCGGAGAAGCTCAAGAATGCCACAAAGGATAGGGAAGCGCTGCAGAAGGAGCTGTCAGAGGCCTTGGAGGAGAAGGATCGCTCTCGGAGGCGATTGGAAGTCATCAGTGCAGCCCATGAGAGTCGCCTCACTGAAATGCACTGCGTCATTGTGGAGCTGAGTAAGAAACTAAAGAGATACGAGGAGAGATCCATTCTTGAGGAGCAGGAACCCGAAGAGAGTG tatCAGAACTGAGCTTCCAGGAGGGTTCAGTCTACAATTCCGAGCAGGAAGGTCAGGCCGTTGACTACGAACCCACGGATCAGTTGGAAGTGAAATCAGAACAGCAGGAGAGGCTGACAAATGTGGATGATTTGGGTCAAATTGCCGGACAAGCAAGTAGTGCCCAGATGGAGGTACTTCAGGAGGAGGTGCTGCATTTACGTGCCCAAGTTGCTCTTCTGCAATCCCATCTTGCCTGTACCACCAACCTCAGGAACCTCACGCGGGAATTGTCAGCTGAAAGTGGAAATTGCGAGATGAACCCCGAGCAAATCCCAGAAGATCTCGCCACAAACCAAAGGATCGCCCCTAAATTCAGTCATGCCGAAATGGCAAAGAAATCACCCCTGAACATGGGCCCCACCTACAACTCCATGCGGAGTCAGAAGCTTATGGAATTCACCAATGGGCCCCCAATTGCCAAAATTGCCGAACGTGTGAAGCTGAGAAAGACCACAGAGCATGCTGGGGAACTTCCGGAAGTTCTCGGGGAGGAATTCCCCCAAATGGAGCACCTTGTTACGGATCTCATGCACGATCCCAGTGGGAGTGACCTGGAGAATCTCCAAATGTCCAATATCATGCAAATTGAGCGTCTCCACAATCGCATTGAGCATCTTCAGGCACAAAACGCCCTCCTGTCGTTGACACTGAGCGAGAATAAGTCACACTGTGATCAGCTCTATCTCCTCTGTGGCCAGTACGAATCCAATGCCATTGCCCTGCAGCAGGCGCTGAATTTTAGCGATAGAACCATCGAGGCGTACGACGTGATGCTGGCACTCTTTGAGAGTCGTCTCGATGTGCTGGAGAAGAATCCCGCTGGCGTGAAGAATCGTCAGGATGCTGAGAATGTTGCCCGGCACCTACTCAGTCACCTTGAGAGTGAGAAGAATCTACCCGATCACAGCCTTGGCCCATGGCAGGATGCCTCCCTCATCTATTCCTCCAG TGACGACAACCTGATCCCTTGGTCCAAGGAGGATGATTTCCGCCTGCGAGAACATATTTCAAAGCTCAAAGGAAACCGCGCGAGGGTACAGAACACAACAGTTGTCCTCCAGTCGCCCTACTATTGCGAGGAAAGCGGAGAGTTCGCCTCAACCATGCCGAGTGCATCGAAAGGGCATCCAAAGAGTAGTCACGACGAAAAGAGAATGGACATGGAGGTGGCGGTGCTCATGCAGGAACTAATGAATATGCGTGAGGACATTGTGGAGTTTAAATTTCGCGCTGAAATGTCCGAAAGGGAGAAACGATGCGCCGAGGAGGGTCTAATGACTGTCCAGAAGGCCCTAACGCAACTCCAGGCACAATTCACCCACAACGAAGCCCTCGTCTCCAAGTCCGAGAAGCCCACAGACACGGACTACGTTGAGAACATGGAGAGGGAACTCGTGCAGGCCTTTGCGCGTGAATCGCGGCTCAAGATGCGTCTACAGCGACTCGTGGAGAGCGTTACGACGGCCATGAAGACGTCAGAAGGGAAGAAATCATCATCCAAATAG
- the LOC129786433 gene encoding colorectal mutant cancer protein isoform X1 encodes MEEEDYPPQKPYHTKFSDDDLVNLCQRANLVKAYNTPQWEPKGRNEPENTLKHAKHSVKGVGKSVSNGQESWGRDSGARDLSPEVLRAPTSSEAGSQITESEVANCSIVDLANKFHASAMSALKSEVMEMAEKLKNATKDREALQKELSEALEEKDRSRRRLEVISAAHESRLTEMHCVIVELSKKLKRYEERSILEEQEPEESVSELSFQEGSVYNSEQEGQAVDYEPTDQLEVKSEQQERLTNVDDLGQIAGQASSAQMEVLQEEVLHLRAQVALLQSHLACTTNLRNLTRELSAESGNCEMNPEQIPEDLATNQRIAPKFSHAEMAKKSPLNMGPTYNSMRSQKLMEFTNGPPIAKIAERVKLRKTTEHAGELPEVLGEEFPQMEHLVTDLMHDPSGSDLENLQMSNIMQIERLHNRIEHLQAQNALLSLTLSENKSHCDQLYLLCGQYESNAIALQQALNFSDRTIEAYDVMLALFESRLDVLEKNPAGVKNRQDAENVARHLLSHLESEKNLPDHSLGPWQDASLIYSSSDDNLIPWSKEDDFRLREHISKLKGNRARVQNTTVVLQSPYYCEESGEFASTMPSASKGHPKSSHDEKRMDMEVAVLMQELMNMREDIVEFKFRAEMSEREKRCAEEGLMTVQKALTQLQAQFTHNEALVSKSEKPTDTDYVENMERELVQAFARESRLKMRLQRLVESVTTAMKTSEGKKSSSK; translated from the exons ATGGAGGAAGAGGACTACCCACCGCAGAAGCCGTATCACACAAAATTCTCCGACGATGATCTCGTAAATCTGTGCCAGCGGGCGAATTTGGTTAAGGCCTACAACACGCCCCAGTGGGAACCGAAGGGGAGGAATGAACCCGAAAATACGCTGAAGCATGCCAAACACAGTGTCAAAG GTGTAGGAAAGAGTGTCTCAAACGGACAGGAGTCGTGGGGCAGAGATTCCGGAGCCAGAGATTTGTCCCCAGAAGTCCTGAGGGCTCCCACATCCAGTGAAGCTGGAAGTCAAATAACTGAGAGTGAAGTGGCCAATTGCTCAATTGTCGACCTGGCCAACAAG TTTCACGCATCAGCAATGTCAGCACTCAAGTCAGAAGTCATGGAAATGGCGGAGAAGCTCAAGAATGCCACAAAGGATAGGGAAGCGCTGCAGAAGGAGCTGTCAGAGGCCTTGGAGGAGAAGGATCGCTCTCGGAGGCGATTGGAAGTCATCAGTGCAGCCCATGAGAGTCGCCTCACTGAAATGCACTGCGTCATTGTGGAGCTGAGTAAGAAACTAAAGAGATACGAGGAGAGATCCATTCTTGAGGAGCAGGAACCCGAAGAGAGTG tatCAGAACTGAGCTTCCAGGAGGGTTCAGTCTACAATTCCGAGCAGGAAGGTCAGGCCGTTGACTACGAACCCACGGATCAGTTGGAAGTGAAATCAGAACAGCAGGAGAGGCTGACAAATGTGGATGATTTGGGTCAAATTGCCGGACAAGCAAGTAGTGCCCAGATGGAGGTACTTCAGGAGGAGGTGCTGCATTTACGTGCCCAAGTTGCTCTTCTGCAATCCCATCTTGCCTGTACCACCAACCTCAGGAACCTCACGCGGGAATTGTCAGCTGAAAGTGGAAATTGCGAGATGAACCCCGAGCAAATCCCAGAAGATCTCGCCACAAACCAAAGGATCGCCCCTAAATTCAGTCATGCCGAAATGGCAAAGAAATCACCCCTGAACATGGGCCCCACCTACAACTCCATGCGGAGTCAGAAGCTTATGGAATTCACCAATGGGCCCCCAATTGCCAAAATTGCCGAACGTGTGAAGCTGAGAAAGACCACAGAGCATGCTGGGGAACTTCCGGAAGTTCTCGGGGAGGAATTCCCCCAAATGGAGCACCTTGTTACGGATCTCATGCACGATCCCAGTGGGAGTGACCTGGAGAATCTCCAAATGTCCAATATCATGCAAATTGAGCGTCTCCACAATCGCATTGAGCATCTTCAGGCACAAAACGCCCTCCTGTCGTTGACACTGAGCGAGAATAAGTCACACTGTGATCAGCTCTATCTCCTCTGTGGCCAGTACGAATCCAATGCCATTGCCCTGCAGCAGGCGCTGAATTTTAGCGATAGAACCATCGAGGCGTACGACGTGATGCTGGCACTCTTTGAGAGTCGTCTCGATGTGCTGGAGAAGAATCCCGCTGGCGTGAAGAATCGTCAGGATGCTGAGAATGTTGCCCGGCACCTACTCAGTCACCTTGAGAGTGAGAAGAATCTACCCGATCACAGCCTTGGCCCATGGCAGGATGCCTCCCTCATCTATTCCTCCAG TGACGACAACCTGATCCCTTGGTCCAAGGAGGATGATTTCCGCCTGCGAGAACATATTTCAAAGCTCAAAGGAAACCGCGCGAGGGTACAGAACACAACAGTTGTCCTCCAGTCGCCCTACTATTGCGAGGAAAGCGGAGAGTTCGCCTCAACCATGCCGAGTGCATCGAAAGGGCATCCAAAGAGTAGTCACGACGAAAAGAGAATGGACATGGAGGTGGCGGTGCTCATGCAGGAACTAATGAATATGCGTGAGGACATTGTGGAGTTTAAATTTCGCGCTGAAATGTCCGAAAGGGAGAAACGATGCGCCGAGGAGGGTCTAATGACTGTCCAGAAGGCCCTAACGCAACTCCAGGCACAATTCACCCACAACGAAGCCCTCGTCTCCAAGTCCGAGAAGCCCACAGACACGGACTACGTTGAGAACATGGAGAGGGAACTCGTGCAGGCCTTTGCGCGTGAATCGCGGCTCAAGATGCGTCTACAGCGACTCGTGGAGAGCGTTACGACGGCCATGAAGACGTCAGAAGGGAAGAAATCATCATCCAAATAG
- the LOC129786440 gene encoding LMBR1 domain-containing protein 2 homolog: MAWLLEFSLISSFVIACVSLYRYGKVQQQNVLVTITVAIAWCFSFSIVFIIPQDITATVYRQCLQENNATGADVVPSSNISTSQSSGSSSTSCQQPWGMVSNYVFVDLWRIVYWSSQFLTWLMMPLMQSYLKSGEFTIKGKLTSALVDNAIYYGTYLFICGILLIYLIAKPEISLDWQKLKAIASSASNTWGLFLLILLLGYALVEVPRSLWNNANPQFTLLHAYFKLSKLNSEKIEAEENVEDVLDSLNYINQTIPHNHELRFYVNIINRKVPVELMERYKRKDVEQNMSSVMPSEKSLSRLHRQVIKSLQVHQRTQALWNIQIEKVLHCENVLKNLHSSERSFRSEFSTSTQSRFYNPKAAWYWYCLLRPPLMKALAVATAFLSVTVVWSEMTFFSRSPVLSIFANVVNLAKRNYDFLTIELFSMFVLCYLCYCAYSTVFRIKFLNLYYLAPHHQTNEHSLIFCGMLLCRLTPPICLNFLGLIHMDSHIIKERISETFYTQVMGHMDVLEIIADGFNIYFPMLMIAFCLATWFNVGSRTLSALGFQQFMVNEDMSDEIVQEGKDLISREKRKKRRMNESSTRRRNGTELRSTNYLSENENTKIANDNFRVVENTDFDDIRNNITQNFALDVDDSLNFDTDDRIEFRAYTNDDNDHFRTPTRLFDDV, encoded by the exons ATGGCTTGGTTGCTTGAATTCTCCCTTATATCATCCTTCGTGATTGCGTGCGTGTCCCTCTATCGCTACGGGAAGGTACAGCAGCAGAATGTCTTGGTCACAATCACCGTGGCAATAGCCTGGTGCTTCTCCTTCTCAATTGTCTTTATCATTCCACAAGACATCACCGCG ACGGTGTATCGGCAGTGTTTGCAGGAGAACAATGCCACCGGAGCCGACGTGGTGCCGTCAAGCAATATCTCAACTAGTCAGAGCTCCGGGAGCAGCAGCACATCTTGCCAGCAACCCTGGGGTATGGTATCAAACTACGTGTTTGTGGACCTTTGGCGCATCGTCTACTGGTCCTCGCAATTCCTCACGTGGCTCATGATGCCCCTCATGCAGTCCTACCTCAAGTCCGGGGAGTTTACAATCAAGGGCAAGCTCACGTCGGCTCTTGTGGACAATGCAATTTACTACGGGACGTACCTCTTCATCTGCGGTATTCTCCTCATTTACCTCATTGCCAAGCCGGAGATAAGTCTCGATTGGCAGAAGTTGAAAGCAATAGCTTCCTCAGCATCCAACACTTGGGGGCTCTTCCTGCTCATCCTTCTGCTCGGCTATGCCCTTGTGGAAGTTCCACGGAGTCTCTGGAACAATGCTAATCCACAATTTACCCTGCTGCATGCCTACTTTAAGCTCTCCAAGCTCAATTCGGAGAAGATTGAGGCAGAGGAGAATGTGGAGGATGTTCTCGATTCCCTGAATTACATCAATCAAACAATCCCCCACAACCACGAGCTCCGCTTCTACGTGAACATCATCAATAGGAAGGTACCCGTTGAGCTGATGGAGCGATACAAGAGGAAGGATGTGGAACAGAACATGTCCAGTGTGATGCCATCGGAGAAATCCCTGAGTCGCCTCCATCGGCAAGTGATAAAATCCCTTCAGGTACATCAGAGAACTCAG GCCCTTTGgaatattcaaattgaaaaggtGCTCCACTGTGAGAATGTCCTGAAGAATTTGCATTCCTCCGAAAGGAGCTTCCGGAGTGAATTTAGTACGAGCACCCAGAGTAGATTCTACAACCCTAAAGCAGCTTGGTATTGGTACTGCCTCCTCAGGCCGCCACTCATGAAAGCCCTGGCCGTTGCGACGGCATTCCTCTCAGTTACAGTGGTGTGGTCAGAGATGACCTTCTTTAGTCGCTCTCCCGTCCTCTCAATCTTTGCGAATGTCGTCAATTTGGCCAAGCGGAATTACGATTTCCTCACAATTGAGCTCTTCTCAATGTTTGTCCTCTGCTACCTCTGCTATTGCGCCTACTCCACGGTGTTTCGCATCAAATTCCTCAATCTCTACTACCTGGCGCCGCATCATCAAACCAATGAGCACAGTTTGATCTTCTGCGGGATGCTCCTGTGTCGTCTAACGCCACCCATTTGCTTGAACTTCCTCGGGCTCATCCACATGGATTCGCACATAATCAAGGAGAGAATTTCCGAAACCTTCTACACGCAGGTCATGGGGCACATGGATGTGCTCGAGATCATTGCCGATGGCTTCAACATCTACTTCCCCATGCTCATGATTGCCTTCTGCCTGGCCACGTGGTTCAATGTTGGCAGCAGGACTCTCAGCGCTCTGGGATTCCAGCAGTTTATGGTGAATGAGGATATGTCCGATGAGATTGTTCAGGAGGGGAAGGATCTCATTTCACGCGAGAAGCGCAAAAAGCGTCGCATGAATGAGTCCTCAACACGCCGTCGGAATGGTACCGAACTCCGCTCCACGAATTACCTATCAGAGAATGAGAATACGAAAATTGCCAACGATAACTTTCGCGTGGTGGAGAATACGGATTTTGACGATATCAGGAATAATATAACGCAGAATTTTGCCCTCGATGTCGATGATAGTTTGAACTTTGACACAGACGACAGAATTGAATTTCGTGCGTATACAAATGATGATAATGACCATTTTAGGACACCCACGCGCTTATTTGACGATGTGTGA